The Elaeis guineensis isolate ETL-2024a chromosome 13, EG11, whole genome shotgun sequence genome includes a region encoding these proteins:
- the LOC105056686 gene encoding auxin-responsive protein SAUR76-like translates to MAKSGRLGKLKCMLKRWHSLGRLAPAAGDGAAAPSAAVEGGSRRTSSVPGDCEPQGFHAVYVGNSRRRYLISSDVAGHPLFQVLVQRSGGSDDGGAVTFIGCEVVLFEHLLWMIENADPQPDSLAELVEFYAC, encoded by the coding sequence ATGGCTAAGAGCGGCCGGCTCGGCAAGCTCAAGTGCATGCTCAAGCGGTGGCACTCTCTCGGCCGCCTCGCCCCCGCCGCTGGCGATGGCGCCGCCGCCCCCTCCGCCGCCGTGGAGGGCGGCTCGCGGCGGACGTCCTCCGTCCCCGGCGACTGCGAGCCGCAGGGCTTTCACGCCGTCTACGTCGGCAACTCTCGGCGGCGGTACCTCATCAGCTCCGACGTCGCCGGCCACCCTCTCTTCCAGGTGCTCGTACAGCGCTCCGGCGGCTCCGACGACGGCGGCGCCGTCACTTTCATTGGGTGCGAGGTGGTGCTCTTCGAGCACCTTCTCTGGATGATCGAGAACGCTGACCCCCAGCCAGATTCTCTCGCCGAGCTCGTCGAGTTCTACGCATGCTAG